One stretch of Candidatus Bathyarchaeia archaeon DNA includes these proteins:
- a CDS encoding DUF1616 domain-containing protein — MKVTKKQLALFLMLTALAPAVVFVYGQSSAVDDASTSVHDAYKVLLKADNQGANTTNLAEQLNLALNLTSQAQTLSLTNPQEAQQLALHAQVLAQNVTEQALTLKAEGLLQQPVAVVAIVVSLLSVGVAVYFWGPPFFWKTWLRLRKNYHVQTKTASSQSTKLIVTGEQTCAAILALTILLAFFAVLPFFLPKQMGEQFSELGVLGPNLKLADYPSNVVAGDPFKLNVYVGNQMGKPMYYEVQVKLGDNATVVDPASTEPIMQFNKVVPNNGTWLFPIDLTLTQPGQNQPVLFELWIYNETTNQNQYHDRWCQIRFNVTSPAV, encoded by the coding sequence ATGAAGGTTACAAAAAAGCAGCTTGCATTGTTTCTGATGCTAACTGCTTTGGCGCCAGCAGTTGTCTTTGTCTATGGGCAGTCTTCTGCTGTAGACGACGCATCCACCTCTGTGCACGACGCCTACAAAGTCCTCCTTAAAGCCGACAATCAAGGCGCCAACACAACTAACCTCGCCGAGCAGCTTAATCTTGCCTTAAACTTAACTTCTCAAGCTCAAACGCTAAGCTTGACCAATCCGCAAGAAGCTCAACAGCTTGCTTTGCACGCTCAAGTCCTCGCACAAAACGTAACAGAACAAGCCTTAACATTAAAGGCTGAAGGTTTACTTCAACAGCCCGTAGCAGTTGTGGCAATTGTGGTCAGCTTGCTGTCAGTGGGCGTTGCAGTGTATTTTTGGGGTCCACCTTTTTTTTGGAAAACTTGGCTGCGCCTCAGAAAAAACTACCATGTGCAAACCAAGACTGCTTCCTCGCAGTCTACGAAGCTTATCGTGACGGGCGAACAAACCTGCGCCGCAATTTTGGCTTTAACCATCCTCCTCGCGTTTTTTGCTGTTCTGCCTTTTTTTCTGCCTAAACAAATGGGCGAGCAGTTTTCTGAACTTGGGGTTCTGGGACCAAACCTGAAACTGGCGGATTATCCTTCTAATGTGGTTGCAGGTGACCCCTTCAAACTTAACGTTTATGTTGGGAACCAGATGGGCAAGCCCATGTACTACGAAGTACAAGTTAAGCTTGGGGACAATGCCACCGTCGTGGATCCTGCATCCACTGAGCCAATTATGCAGTTTAACAAAGTGGTGCCAAACAATGGCACTTGGCTTTTCCCTATTGACTTGACCTTGACTCAGCCAGGCCAAAACCAACCGGTCCTGTTTGAGCTCTGGATTTACAATGAAACTACAAACCAAAACCAGTACCATGACCGATGGTGCCAAATCAGGTTTAACGTAACTTCCCCCGCAGTTTAG
- a CDS encoding ABC transporter ATP-binding protein: protein MIDLTRVSKRFAGRDVLEEVSLSVKRGEFISIRGKSGTGKTTLLKIMGLLEQPDEGEVALLGKNVRGWGDGELSRLRLEDVGFVFQFFNLIPSLTVMENIELPLALAGVAKSKRKERVMELLSYFGLTSLAARFPENLSGGEKQRVGLMRALSNDPQIVLADEPTSSLDDENSALLVDLFCKISSEKNVSVVMTSTDLYEKLPTSKDYLLKEGRLRQIR from the coding sequence ATGATTGATTTGACCCGTGTTTCCAAACGGTTTGCAGGGCGAGACGTGCTTGAAGAGGTTTCCCTGTCCGTGAAAAGAGGCGAGTTCATATCCATACGAGGCAAGTCAGGCACCGGTAAAACCACCCTGCTCAAAATCATGGGGCTGCTTGAGCAACCTGACGAGGGTGAAGTCGCGTTGCTGGGCAAAAACGTCCGGGGCTGGGGAGATGGGGAGTTGTCGCGGCTGCGGCTGGAAGATGTGGGGTTTGTTTTCCAGTTTTTCAACCTTATCCCGTCGTTGACGGTTATGGAAAACATCGAGCTTCCACTTGCCTTGGCTGGTGTGGCTAAGTCGAAACGTAAAGAACGCGTCATGGAGCTTCTGAGTTATTTTGGGTTAACGAGCTTGGCGGCGCGGTTTCCCGAGAATTTGAGCGGCGGCGAGAAGCAGCGGGTTGGGTTGATGCGGGCACTCTCAAATGACCCCCAAATTGTTTTGGCTGATGAGCCCACTTCCAGCTTGGACGACGAGAACTCGGCGTTGCTGGTGGATTTGTTCTGTAAAATCAGTTCAGAAAAAAACGTGTCGGTGGTTATGACTTCAACCGATTTGTACGAGAAGCTGCCCACCTCCAAAGATTACCTTCTTAAAGAGGGGCGTCTGCGGCAAATACGTTAA
- a CDS encoding ABC transporter permease: protein MQSIAIKMLFRRKGTGTNILAIALLIALVAAVTSLVNNVNSQTTALTQIANKGKTYIAMDATADSVIDSKVDPAVVALLQSRTDIKAVTAQTFLQATLHTSSGAHSVILCGVQSPETFLKTLNANINGTYAANQTQINVGEIVANLYNCSLGEEISLAVDNRVVDVTIAGVVRTCTQVDSEIVLPSSVFDALSARNCSVSIVGFAPKNADDADALIASLGSVLPANVEVVEVQQLAAFAVDVNSQILSFLNLWSVVVYVVVVAASYIVASRLIAEASYELAMIKTLGGKRHFLFQIVLTHTVVVALFGSILGLAIGLAGAQVVSTGVRWVWSNMQVTPFLEASQSLQIISIAFVASIVGCFYPALKATHTTPMESPL from the coding sequence ATGCAGTCAATAGCCATCAAAATGCTTTTTCGCCGAAAAGGAACTGGGACAAACATCTTAGCAATTGCACTTTTAATTGCGTTAGTTGCCGCTGTGACTTCGCTGGTTAACAACGTCAACTCCCAAACCACTGCCCTCACCCAAATTGCCAACAAAGGAAAAACGTACATAGCTATGGATGCAACCGCTGATTCAGTAATAGACAGCAAAGTAGACCCTGCTGTTGTTGCCTTGCTACAGAGCCGCACCGACATTAAGGCGGTCACTGCACAAACGTTTCTACAAGCAACTCTTCACACATCCTCAGGTGCCCACTCTGTTATCCTGTGCGGTGTCCAAAGCCCTGAGACTTTCCTCAAAACCCTAAATGCCAACATAAACGGCACCTACGCTGCAAATCAAACCCAAATCAATGTTGGCGAAATAGTGGCTAACCTTTACAACTGTAGTTTAGGCGAAGAAATCAGCTTAGCTGTAGACAACCGAGTCGTTGACGTGACTATTGCAGGGGTTGTTCGAACTTGTACACAGGTTGACTCCGAAATAGTCCTTCCCTCTTCCGTTTTTGATGCGCTTTCAGCCAGAAACTGCTCCGTTTCAATCGTCGGGTTTGCCCCCAAAAATGCGGATGACGCCGATGCCTTAATCGCAAGTTTAGGTAGCGTTTTGCCTGCCAACGTGGAAGTTGTGGAGGTTCAGCAACTGGCCGCCTTTGCTGTTGATGTGAATAGCCAGATTCTTTCCTTCCTCAACTTGTGGTCGGTAGTTGTCTACGTTGTTGTGGTTGCTGCCTCATACATAGTTGCCAGCAGGCTAATTGCTGAGGCAAGCTACGAGTTAGCGATGATTAAAACTTTAGGCGGCAAACGCCACTTTCTCTTCCAGATTGTTCTAACCCACACGGTTGTAGTGGCTTTGTTTGGTTCAATTTTGGGGTTGGCAATAGGTTTAGCCGGAGCCCAAGTGGTCTCTACGGGGGTGCGGTGGGTTTGGTCGAACATGCAGGTGACGCCGTTTCTGGAGGCTTCTCAAAGCCTGCAGATAATATCTATTGCTTTTGTCGCTTCCATCGTGGGTTGCTTTTATCCTGCCCTCAAAGCCACCCACACAACGCCCATGGAGAGTCCCCTATGA
- a CDS encoding LytS/YhcK type 5TM receptor domain-containing protein, which produces MTQTLISIFTLLGTASFMIVLALVLSTFLFKPHTTKNKTLLGVAFGVLFGLLAIYGTLMGTPLEDGTIINVRELAVMAAGFAGGPLAGLIAGLMGGIHRYTVGGATALPCAISTILIGVIAGFVSAKLSGRLYLVKALALGFVLESAAMGLILALVQPFSVAVSILSQIAVTMIAANTVGFVLWVYLFRKVSPEQT; this is translated from the coding sequence ATGACACAAACCCTGATAAGCATCTTCACCCTGCTTGGAACAGCTTCTTTCATGATTGTACTCGCCCTTGTCCTGTCCACCTTTCTGTTTAAGCCACACACCACAAAAAACAAGACCCTTCTTGGAGTAGCCTTTGGCGTCCTCTTTGGGTTACTTGCAATCTACGGCACCCTAATGGGTACACCTCTTGAGGACGGGACGATAATTAATGTTCGGGAATTGGCAGTTATGGCTGCGGGCTTTGCAGGTGGACCCCTCGCGGGGCTCATAGCGGGCTTAATGGGCGGAATCCACCGCTACACCGTCGGCGGCGCGACCGCGTTGCCCTGTGCCATCTCCACAATCCTCATCGGAGTCATTGCAGGATTTGTTTCAGCCAAGCTATCTGGACGGCTTTATCTGGTGAAGGCGTTGGCGCTTGGGTTTGTGTTGGAGTCCGCGGCTATGGGCTTAATTTTGGCGCTGGTGCAGCCTTTCTCGGTAGCAGTTAGCATTTTGAGCCAAATTGCGGTTACAATGATTGCCGCAAACACGGTTGGTTTTGTTCTCTGGGTTTACTTGTTTAGAAAAG
- a CDS encoding FtsX-like permease family protein: MSLLGFRYLNSHRVLTLVLILALTSTLFLVTAQSFMGIYNGFSAYLGEDKDTIAVYSNAGRTPFTGVLPACLADTVGSLNGVLVCSPEAIAPCVVNGKSVFIRGVVSEEFTKINPLTMLEGNLLDVACVDGVIVGKGFAQRLNLSVGDRFLAFGVLSSQFVELHVVGIYVSGSVMDDEALVPLYVGQWLRGSSYNYVSLIRVKTDPSKLSAAGLYGALASHASPDSTPSTNTQTILSDLIPSLSQIGYQIDDLGVEDTQTFMQRYLNNYGVTQDTFLILSVMVLGLAGGTAMCALTLFLDQHKREITVMRTVGASQRKIKTDLLIKLLFLSLAASLLGASLATGILTVLGNGGYLQVLSHGICFTFNPSVFVANFILIGLLVAVGVTRWSGKP; the protein is encoded by the coding sequence ATGAGCCTGCTTGGGTTTAGATACCTCAACAGCCATCGGGTTTTGACTTTGGTTTTGATATTAGCGTTAACCTCAACGCTTTTTCTGGTCACGGCTCAGAGCTTTATGGGCATCTACAATGGTTTCTCAGCTTACTTGGGTGAAGACAAAGACACAATCGCCGTTTACAGCAATGCGGGGCGGACGCCTTTTACAGGTGTGCTTCCTGCTTGTCTTGCCGACACGGTGGGTTCCCTTAATGGCGTTTTGGTTTGTAGTCCTGAAGCAATTGCCCCCTGTGTTGTCAACGGTAAATCCGTCTTTATTCGAGGTGTAGTGTCTGAAGAGTTTACGAAAATAAACCCCCTAACGATGCTTGAGGGTAACCTATTGGATGTTGCTTGTGTTGATGGGGTGATTGTGGGTAAGGGTTTTGCGCAACGGTTGAATTTGAGTGTGGGTGACCGTTTTCTTGCGTTTGGGGTTTTGTCTTCGCAGTTTGTGGAACTTCACGTAGTTGGCATCTATGTGTCAGGTTCCGTTATGGATGATGAAGCTTTGGTTCCGCTTTACGTTGGGCAATGGCTCAGAGGTTCAAGCTACAACTATGTTAGCCTTATCCGCGTCAAAACTGACCCCAGCAAGTTAAGCGCCGCAGGACTTTATGGCGCCCTCGCAAGCCATGCATCACCTGACTCAACCCCCAGCACGAACACTCAAACAATCTTAAGCGACCTTATTCCTTCTCTAAGTCAGATCGGTTATCAAATTGATGACTTAGGTGTTGAAGACACTCAAACCTTTATGCAACGTTACCTCAACAACTACGGCGTAACCCAGGACACTTTTCTTATTCTGTCCGTGATGGTGTTGGGTTTAGCAGGAGGAACCGCCATGTGCGCCTTAACGCTGTTTCTGGACCAACACAAACGTGAAATCACCGTTATGCGAACTGTGGGCGCCTCTCAAAGAAAAATCAAAACAGACCTCCTCATCAAACTCCTCTTCCTGTCGTTAGCTGCCTCCCTGTTAGGTGCAAGTTTGGCAACGGGCATCTTGACAGTTTTAGGCAATGGCGGCTATCTGCAGGTTTTGTCGCATGGCATCTGCTTCACGTTTAACCCCTCCGTTTTCGTCGCCAACTTTATCCTCATCGGGTTGCTGGTCGCTGTAGGCGTAACACGTTGGAGCGGGAAGCCATGA
- a CDS encoding beta-propeller fold lactonase family protein → MKRKLVAVFSIAIAFLAIFAATFSVNAQPTGVVYTMDNASEDNTIMIYSRGMDGSLTLVGNVSTQGMGTGDRLGSQGAVILSSNGEWLLAVNAGSNEITVFKVDEDNLTFVSKVDSMGTMPISLTMNGEMVYVLNAGGAGNMTTGGAAANQTQTSNQTQMPPSNQTGPTNQTTPSNVTQPSNQTQTPSNNQTQTPSGNQTQSTNQTQTTPTNTTQPTNQTQTTPTNLMPPSNQTSSNNVTQNQTQRPPTSQSPPPSNQTTPSNMTQPSNQTQTPSSNQTQQTNQTQTPPTNATQPTNQTQTPPTDGNGNIAGFMIDSMGNLTYIEGSSQPLSGAADASPEQIGFNPDGDMLVVAEKNSDMIDLYMVDQDGVASPPMMVNSTNPGPYAFAFTSNGILVMSEVTNNTCTSYAVYNGTGLLLMGNGANQTAANQTGTAPTNNMTTPNATSPTTTPNATSPTTTPNATSPTT, encoded by the coding sequence ATGAAAAGGAAACTTGTAGCAGTTTTTAGCATAGCAATTGCGTTTTTGGCAATTTTTGCCGCAACCTTCAGCGTCAATGCACAACCCACCGGCGTAGTCTACACCATGGACAATGCATCAGAAGACAACACCATAATGATTTATAGTCGAGGAATGGACGGCAGCTTAACGCTCGTAGGCAATGTTTCAACTCAAGGAATGGGAACAGGCGATAGACTGGGCAGTCAAGGAGCAGTAATTCTTAGCAGCAACGGCGAGTGGCTTCTCGCGGTCAACGCGGGAAGCAACGAAATCACCGTGTTTAAAGTGGACGAAGACAATTTGACGTTTGTCAGCAAAGTCGATTCGATGGGCACAATGCCAATTAGCCTAACCATGAACGGCGAGATGGTTTATGTGCTTAACGCAGGCGGGGCAGGCAACATGACGACAGGTGGAGCAGCTGCTAACCAAACACAGACAAGTAACCAAACCCAGATGCCTCCCTCAAATCAAACTGGACCAACTAACCAAACAACACCCAGTAATGTAACTCAACCATCAAACCAAACCCAAACTCCTTCAAATAACCAAACCCAGACTCCATCTGGAAATCAAACCCAATCAACCAACCAAACCCAAACAACCCCAACCAACACAACTCAACCAACCAACCAAACACAAACAACTCCAACTAATCTGATGCCGCCATCTAACCAAACATCATCAAATAATGTGACCCAAAACCAAACTCAAAGACCACCCACAAGCCAATCACCACCCCCAAGTAACCAAACAACACCCAGCAACATGACTCAACCATCAAACCAAACCCAAACACCCTCAAGCAACCAAACCCAACAAACCAACCAAACCCAAACACCTCCAACCAACGCAACTCAACCCACCAACCAAACACAGACACCGCCTACTGATGGAAACGGTAACATTGCAGGGTTCATGATTGACAGCATGGGGAACCTGACTTACATTGAGGGTTCCAGTCAGCCTTTGAGCGGAGCTGCTGATGCGTCACCCGAGCAGATAGGATTCAACCCTGACGGGGACATGCTGGTGGTTGCAGAAAAGAATTCGGACATGATTGACTTGTACATGGTTGACCAGGACGGCGTTGCGTCACCACCGATGATGGTGAACTCAACCAACCCTGGACCTTACGCTTTTGCTTTCACATCCAACGGTATTCTGGTCATGAGTGAGGTGACAAACAACACTTGCACCTCTTACGCGGTCTATAACGGCACGGGTCTACTACTCATGGGCAACGGAGCCAACCAAACAGCCGCAAACCAAACAGGCACGGCACCCACCAACAACATGACCACGCCAAACGCAACCAGCCCAACCACAACGCCAAACGCAACCAGCCCAACCACAACGCCAAACGCAACCAGCCCAACCACAA
- a CDS encoding DUF1616 domain-containing protein yields MKSNAAVAQLEKLVKDAADSLDNPTLGELVDTLVTDKKMKPKDATKAVYTMWKQGSLNLSEANPPSTLTRYMFNLENAWFWFLTALVAVTFVFVFTVNAAPLLYVRYVLGGIFVLFLPGAMLVTALYPKSEDMDGLVRFALAIGLSLAIAPLVGLALNYTPWGITLPPITVVLAVLIEGLGFAALVRRFRYHQLSLKGTDWT; encoded by the coding sequence GTGAAAAGCAACGCCGCTGTAGCACAGTTAGAGAAGCTAGTTAAGGATGCAGCGGACTCTTTGGACAACCCAACGCTTGGGGAACTTGTTGACACCCTCGTAACCGACAAAAAAATGAAACCTAAAGACGCAACCAAAGCCGTCTACACGATGTGGAAGCAAGGGTCGTTAAACCTCTCTGAAGCCAACCCACCATCCACGTTAACACGGTACATGTTCAATTTGGAGAACGCATGGTTTTGGTTCTTAACCGCACTGGTTGCAGTTACGTTCGTTTTCGTTTTCACAGTTAACGCTGCACCTCTTTTGTATGTGAGGTATGTTCTTGGGGGCATCTTCGTCTTGTTTTTGCCAGGTGCCATGCTAGTGACAGCATTGTACCCCAAAAGCGAAGATATGGACGGATTGGTTAGGTTTGCTTTAGCTATTGGTTTAAGCCTGGCCATCGCGCCGCTTGTGGGGTTAGCTTTGAACTATACGCCGTGGGGCATCACTTTGCCGCCGATAACGGTTGTCTTGGCAGTGTTAATTGAAGGCTTGGGCTTTGCGGCACTTGTACGAAGGTTCCGCTACCACCAACTGAGCCTGAAGGGAACCGATTGGACATAG
- a CDS encoding metal-dependent hydrolase translates to MDIVFHMVIPAMLAIIAGVSVKKALLLAPIAVIPDLDTAFNAHRLYLHTIFIPIAIMVVAWVCTRKRGWKPYGEILFLASLFYLSHLMLDFFGGPVGILWPLTNMGYGVNVGLNVTQQGIVPISTVKVQFIQQEISYPNAIIDVAAASTQSVAVVIMLFVALVFSKFGIRTSVKKEDNHTDESLKLTRTNINLTQNKTNGVCSEDN, encoded by the coding sequence TTGGACATAGTTTTTCATATGGTTATTCCGGCAATGCTGGCGATAATTGCAGGGGTAAGCGTAAAAAAAGCCCTGCTGCTTGCGCCAATAGCGGTCATTCCCGATTTGGACACTGCATTTAATGCCCACCGCCTGTACCTGCACACAATCTTCATCCCCATAGCCATCATGGTGGTGGCGTGGGTTTGCACTCGAAAACGCGGCTGGAAACCGTACGGGGAAATCTTGTTTTTAGCATCGCTGTTTTATTTGAGTCATCTTATGCTGGATTTCTTTGGCGGCCCAGTGGGCATTTTGTGGCCATTAACAAACATGGGCTACGGAGTAAATGTCGGCCTAAATGTTACACAGCAAGGCATAGTGCCCATATCAACAGTTAAAGTTCAATTCATCCAACAGGAGATATCTTACCCTAACGCCATAATCGATGTTGCGGCAGCGTCAACGCAAAGTGTAGCGGTGGTGATTATGCTTTTTGTGGCGTTAGTTTTTTCAAAGTTCGGAATTCGAACAAGTGTTAAAAAGGAAGATAACCACACTGATGAATCATTGAAATTAACCAGAACAAACATAAATCTGACTCAGAACAAAACTAATGGTGTATGCAGTGAAGACAATTAA